Below is a window of Planococcus rifietoensis DNA.
AGAAAAGCGGTGCTAAGCCACGCTTTTCTCTTTTTGTTTGCTCGGGTGTTCAATGGATTATACTAAGTGGAGAAGGAAGGGGTGGTGGAGATGTTTACGACACGTGACGCCAAAATTTTAGATGGGACTCCCAATTACTTGGTGATGGAAGAGATCGGAGAAGTTGATTCTGTAAAACACTTTGAAGAGATTTTGAGTGAATTGAAGAACTACATTACGGAAAGAGGAATTCAATCAGTATCCATCATCCTTAATGAACAACAAGCTGAACAGGCTCCCTACATAGAGTTGCTTGAAGAATTCAGTTTTCAAAAACAAGACACCCAATTTTTTTATGGGCGGGATTTGTCTGCTTTTGAAGATGTGGAGATAAAGGCGCCGTTTTCGGTTAAATCATTGCAAGAAACAACCAGTGATGTATTTTTAAAAACATGGATAGAAGCTAGCGCTGGTTCGCTGAATGCTTCCGCTCCTTTCACGTCCCTGTCTGCACAACAAGAGTTTGAAGGGATGCAATCTGAACTGGGCCCGGAGTATCAAAAAAGCTGTATCGTTATTTTTTATGAAGACCAAGAGATTGGCGTAACCATGCCCCAAATTGAACAAGGAACGGTCGATGAAGGAAGGTTGTTTTATTTCGGGATCGTCCCGGCTTTTCGCGGCAAGGGCTTGGGCGAATACCTTCATAAATTATCGTTGCATTTTCTTAAACAACTGGGCGCCGCTTATTACATTGGCGCGACGGGACAAAACAATATTCCAATGCAGCGAATATTTAAAGCGAATGCTTGCGAACTGATTGAGAAAAAGTTTATTTATCGAATGAAGGATGGCGGTAAATGAATAAGGTCACCGGCTGTGAGCCTAACGTGATAGGAGGAGTAGATTCGGTATGCGATTGGATACGGAACGGTTAGTCATTAGGCCATTTCAAACAGAGGATATACAGGACGTTTTTAAGATTTTCAGGGACGCGGGGATTTGTGAACTTTGTAGAACCCAGTCATTCTTTTGTGCTTTTGAATTCTAAAAGTAGGGGGATGATATTTAGTAAAATCGAAATGATCGTCAACACCCATAACGCTGTTGACATGATCGGCACGACATCCGATAGCGCAGACCAATCCTCCGCCTGGACCCAATCGGCGACCATGCTGTAATCAGCCGCAAGAGTAAGAGCGGTAAACGACAGTCCCATGGCCATCGCTAATTTATAATTTTTGCCTAGTGCATACAGATAAAGATTTACGCAAGTGGCTGCGATTGCGATCAGCCCGAATAGAAACCACATAGTTTTGCCTCCAATTTTATAGGGAATTAGTAGTAATAGAGACAAGATAAGGTGATCATTAGTTTCCTAAAGACTCTTGGATATTTACGGCAACCATTGAACGATTAGTTTAGTAGATTATAAAATTACTGAAAATACCGATTTTTGAAACTTTATGCAGTTGTAAACGTATTATAAGGCAAAGGGAAAATGAGTAAGAGCTGAAATGAAAGGGGAGGATTTTATGCATTGGATGATGTGGATCTTCTGGGGATTCTTCGGGGCTTTATTTATTGGGAGTTATGTAGTGGACAAATTGACCAAAAAGAAATACAGCTTAGACAAAAAAGAAAAGACTTTAAACCAAAGTACGGCAGAAGCTGATGCGAGCCGCCATACAGTGCGAAGCAACCACGAAAGCGGCATGTTTTAACAGAGTAATAACAAGGGTTCTATTCAAGCAGGTGTAAGTTCCGGATGAGCGGGTACAGTATACAAAATGCACGACAAGGAGGAATTGCTGTATGGCTAGAAAAGGAACAGCTGGACGCACACCTGAAAAGCAAGTCGGAGCTCGCGAATCTGCGATCGATAAAGCAGTCAATAAAACAAAAGAAGCCTTGGATGGAGATAACGAAGCAACGAATTACAGCGAAGAAAAAGGCCGGGACGAGCAGGAAGATGCGAAAGAGTACTCGAAGCATGTATCTGAAGAAGACGAACGTGACGTGCCAGATAGCGAACACAAATAAAAAATGGAGCTTGAGGGGATTTCCCTCAAGCTCCATTTTATTTTAGGACGGGTTGGTCGACCATAATCCAGCGCTTTTGACGAAAACGCGCGGATGTAATTTCAAGCTGGCGACGATCAAATCGGCCAAATCTTCTGGATGCATGACGCGTTCAGCGTCACCCGTGATCAGGTTAGACTCGTGGGCCAGGTCCGTGACGACTGTGCTCGGCGTCATCGCTGTGACACGGATATTGTGCTTGCGCACTTCAAGTGCAAGTGATTCGGTCAAGCCCATGACAGCGAATTTAGAAGAGCTGTACGCGCTTGTAACCGGTGCGCCTTTTTGTCCGGCAGTGGACGAGATATTGATGATGTCTCCTGAACTTTGCTCAATCATGCCTGGAAGTACGGCACGTGTTGCGTTATAGACGCCCATCAAATTGACGTCGACAATGTTTTTCCATTCTTCCGGTGACAATTCCAAAAAGCCGCCGAATTTCCCCGTGCCTGCGTTGTTGA
It encodes the following:
- a CDS encoding GNAT family N-acetyltransferase, translating into MFTTRDAKILDGTPNYLVMEEIGEVDSVKHFEEILSELKNYITERGIQSVSIILNEQQAEQAPYIELLEEFSFQKQDTQFFYGRDLSAFEDVEIKAPFSVKSLQETTSDVFLKTWIEASAGSLNASAPFTSLSAQQEFEGMQSELGPEYQKSCIVIFYEDQEIGVTMPQIEQGTVDEGRLFYFGIVPAFRGKGLGEYLHKLSLHFLKQLGAAYYIGATGQNNIPMQRIFKANACELIEKKFIYRMKDGGK
- a CDS encoding 3-ketoacyl-ACP reductase, producing MQSIKGKTAIITGGGRGIGRATAIALANEGVNVGLIGLKQENLDKVSVELQDANVKVATASADVTDLAAIEQAIEKLKTELGDIDILINNAGTGKFGGFLELSPEEWKNIVDVNLMGVYNATRAVLPGMIEQSSGDIINISSTAGQKGAPVTSAYSSSKFAVMGLTESLALEVRKHNIRVTAMTPSTVVTDLAHESNLITGDAERVMHPEDLADLIVASLKLHPRVFVKSAGLWSTNPS